The DNA region TACTGAGTTTATGGAGAACTGGATGTAAGCAGGTTTGGGGGTTCATCAGAcaagtatgaaaaagaaaaacaggaggaaGGCGACTTGGGTGGAGGGTAGTGGTTATAATCATGACCCACGGAATGAGAAATTAGGACTGGGAAAGACAGCAATGAGGACACTGGTAGGATAAATagacaggggcagggaggggggctggggggagggtgtCAAAGAATTGTCGGTATCACGCTTACAAGTAGGAGGAGGGGTCAACGAATGAGCCTGGGAGTGTGTGCCGGCAGTGGCAGAATTGCCATGGAAGTTTTGGAGggaagcattccaggcagaagaaaaagTAAAGGCTGAAGGAACAGCAAGGTGGGAAGAGCTGGAGCGTCCATGTGTGTGACTTGAAGGCATTGGGCACGAATCagaattgcattttaaaagaatccCTTTGGGTGTTTTGTGAAGAATGGACATAGGGAAAAGGAAGGAGTGGAACCGAGAAACAGGGAGGAGCTGCTGCAGCAGTCCAGGCAGATGCTGGAGGACGGGGTAGGAGCCGGGATGGCTAGTAGATGCGCATGGTGGAGTGTACGTGGTGCTTGGCGGAGGGAGGAATCCAGAATGACACCCCACCGGCGATCAGAAAGTAGTGTGTCGGCAGGAGTGAACTCCCCGACGCCCGAGCGAAAGTTACAGGCGAGACAGGGCGGGCCCTATCAACTGAGACCAACACTAGAATAGAAAATTAATGTTCTAAACACTAAACAGCTGGGCTTCTCGAAAGGAAAACCACTTCCTGTTGGGCCGCTATCTTGCCTCCATCCCAAATCCCAACCCCTCCCCACTTAACTCCCGGCCCCAAGGGCCGGAACGCAGGCTGGATGCAGATATACTTACATACTGCTTCTTGCGTCCACTCCGAAACCCCAGGAGCATCCTTGCTGTGGTTGATGGCCAGACCCTTACTGGACTGTACAGAAGATCGGAGCTGAGGACCACTCCCCAAAGTCTGCCGACGCCTTGAGTTGGCCTAGCCCCGGACGCCTTCTCTCAGCTACGGACTTCGCAACAACCACGTCTGCCATTGGCTCCGCTTTTGCTCCGACCAATCAGAGCGAAGATTACTTCACGTCCGTCGCTCTTGGCAACCAGCGGGTACCACTCAAATCCTCTCCAGGGCGTCGCTGTCCATTCTCTTATTGGTCAGATCAGATGTCGATCTCTGAGGCCATAGCCTATCCGGCGCCGGGAGAGGCGGAGGGCGGGCAAGAGGAGAGAGTAGCGGGGCTCTCAGGAGGCAACCCGGAAGTGTTGCTAAGCAGGTAATGTCGCGGGAGACCCAGAACTGGTGCCGAGGTGGCCAGCTCGGCCCCCGCCTTGAACTGGACTAAGGAGCCACGGTGCGGACCGAGCCAGGGTTTCAGGGGCAAGACAGGTGACGGAAATAAAGGACGCTTTTTCCAGGACAGGACTCTCCAGGTTCTTAGACTTTGGTCTGTAATCCAGCCTTTTAAAGAACACTCTGCAGTCGCGCGCCTGCCAAAGAGGCCCGGGCTTCGAGTGAAATGGGCTATGTGCTGGAGAATCTGCTTAAGTGCCGTCTTGCATTCCCCTCATTAGATCGAGGCCGCCGATGGAAGGCAACCCCCCTGATGGCACTGGCCCCATGCATGTACCATTTGGGCACATTGTGGCCAATGAGAAATGGCGCGGTTCGCAGCTGGCACAGGGAATGCAAGGTCGGTGGGCTCCCTCTCTCACCTcaccccactttttaaaaaagttccatCTATTGCCGTGTTTTCATCTAATGAACACGGAACTTATTTTCTTGTCTGTGTTTTAAGGGAAAATTAAACTCGTTTTTGAGGATGGCCTGACACTGGTAGATTTTTACTTATCTAGCAAATCCTGCATTATTTACATCACCGAAGCTGAGTTGGTGGCAGGAAATGGCTACAGAAAGAGACTTGTTCGGGTTAGAAATGTAAGTACTGAGTTAAAGAAATGGACTTCTTCCCCCTCCCTTGGAATAATCTGTATGAAACCATTGGCCATTGCACCCTTGGATAGCTGCTTAATCTTGAATGGAATTTTGTTACTGAAtagtttcctgtttcttttcttttcttttttgaagtccAATAAACTTCAAGGGATTGTGGTTGTTGAAAAAACGCAGATGAGTGAACAGTATTTTCCAGCTGTACAGAAGTTTACTGTTCTGGATCTTGGGATGGTGTTGCTTCCAGTAGCCAGCCAGATGGAAGCATCCTCCCTCATTATTCAGTTGGTAAGTACCCATTCCTACTCCTCCACAATAGCCCTGGTTTAGGACTTTTGACTGATCTTCCTGGATCCTTTTCTGGCACCTGCCCTTATTATCTGTACAATCCATGAAGCCAGTCTTTATCCATCTCTGGATTGGTTTCTAAAATCTTTTTGATGAGTTAAGTTCAGAAGCTCCCTCTGCAGCTAGCTGAGCTTGCCGCCCTGTCTAGGCAAGCATATAACAAGGTGAACAAGTTGTAGACCTGATTTTAGCCTCTCAGCTCTGATGACTCCTTTGTGCGCTATTCTGCATTTAAGCTGGTGACATTGTCAGCTAGTGGCTACTTAGCCTCATCCCTGCGTATCTTCTGTTAAGCACCAGAAAGTGTCTGCAAGTTCATGTGTTGTTTCTTTTAACCTAGTGGCTTTCCatagtccttgttggttattcagcatgGTTGTACATTAGAATTTCCTggggaacttttttaaaaattttattgaaatatagttgatttgcagtgttgtgtttcaggtatacagcagagtgattcaattACACATACATTCGTTCTTTTTGAGatatttttctcatatagattatcatagaatattgagtagagttcccatACTATACACTAATTCCTTGTTGGTTATACACACACTAtatagtggtgtgtgtatgttaatcttaAGACCCTGTTTTATCCCTCTTCCCAGCCacacctcccccgcccccatttcccctttggtaaccaaaactttgtttttaatatctgtaagtctgtttctgttttgcaaataagttcctttgtatcatttatttaaaaaattagattccacacagaagtgatatcatatgagaTTAGAATTTCctggggaacttttaaaaaaagagatatatGAGCCTTATTTGAGACCAATTAAGAATCTGAACATAGGCGTCAGGCTTATGCATCAATTTTTGTTGTGCTGTTTCTAAATCTCCCCCTCTGATGTGCAGCTGGGGTTGAGAACCACACTGGAAATGCAAACAGCCCTGTATAGTTCACAAACCCTTCTCCAGACACTGCTCTTTTCTCTTGCTTCACTCTTCCTGACTCACTTTGATTTAACCTTCTTATTATGTGCCTTCCTGTATCCACCACTAACTGAAGACTGGGTTTCTCCTTTGATAGGCAAGCTTCTTCCAAGTCCTGTATCAGGCAGGTGGAGCCATCATGTAATCCTATACCAGTGAAATGTTTCTTAGTGGACCATAGGACCATGTTTGAATTCTTTAGTGTAGGTTTTCATTGGTTTTATCCTAAGCTTTCTAAAAATTCAAGTTTTTGTAGATTAATTTTTACCCCTCACTCATTTGTGTAGTCATATTGTTcatcttttaataattttactgaTGCCTGAAAAATTATATTCATGGTATATATGAGAACGTTTATAGTGGTAAATCAAGCTGAACCACAtggaaaaactaaaactaaatttCCGCAAAACATAATGTTAAGAAAACCACAGGTCCTCTAGAGGGCGCTCCTGTGCTTCTTTCATTTCCGCTCAGGTTCAAGAGCAAACCAGAGAGCCCAGTAAAAACCCTTTTCTCAGGAAGAAACGGACTCAGGTCTCTGAGCCGGCGCTCCTCCGAAGTGTGCAGCAGATCCCAGGAGTCGGGAAGGTGAAAGCCCCACTCCTGCTTCAGAGGTTTCCAAGTATTCAACAACTAAGCAACGCGTCTATCCGAGAACTGGAGGCGGTAGTAGGACAAGCCGCAGCCCAGCACATTCATGCATTCTTCACCCAGCCCAGGTGAGGGCTCCTTTCACGGGCATCTCATCACGGGACTGCAggatcttgttttcttttcacacTAAGAAAAgagttccttggagaaggaaatgggaacccactccagtatccttgctcgggaaatcccatggggagTCTGGTGTGCAACGGCCCATGGAGTACAAAAGGGctggacacggcttagtgactaaacaacaacaaatggcagTTCTAGCCAATGTATGAGAAAAACTTGTAAGGAATTGGGGGTTGGGGCTGAAGCCAAAATCCTATTGTTTACAGATGTGAATGTCCATttagaaaaaccaaaataaactgcAAGCAAATATTTAAACTAAGAAGAGTTCCTTTTACTACAATTAGGGAAAGATGAGAAGAGGCCTGAATGGAACCTGCCAATTGTCCTGCCCTGTTCTCTGGCCTCAGGCATGTACTTGGATTAGTGGGCCTGCCCCAGACGGCCCTGCCTGCATCCTGCTAGCATGAAGTGGGCTGGTGGGCACCTTCCTAAGGGAACCTCAGATTCAGCAGAAAGCCAGCTTGGGAGGATTTTAATGTGTGACCTTGACCTTATCTATCATGGAAGGTGGCGGATATGACTGTTTAAAGGAAACAAACCTACAGTGAAGCACTGTTCCCATAAGCTCCTTGTTCCTGCTGGCAGAGCCACTGTTCTTCAGGTCTGATCTTAATATACCTGTGCTTTGAGGGCAGCTGCCAGTGTCAACAGACACTTGTAttgccttttttcttccttcctatctCCCTTCCTGGTAGTTGCAGAGTTTGTTTATAATCCCTGAGCACATCTGAACACAGAAGGCCTGGAGTCTGGAGTTCCCACTGTAAGATAAAAAGCCAGCGTGTGTGAGGGACGGAAGAATGTGTTTGTAAGTGGATAGCCCAGCAACCAAAAGATGAATAGCAAAGTGGCAGGGCCAGCTGAGGAGAGCCTGGGGCTAGAGACCAAAATGTATAATTGCTCATCTGAAGAATAAAtacactgaacaacaactacacacacacacacacacacacacacacacacattggaataTACTcggccatcaaaaagaatgatgtTGGGTCATTTGtaaagatgtggatggacctagagtctttcatgcagagcgaagtaagtcaaaagagaaaaacaaatatattaacgTGGAATTCAGAAGAATGTTACAGAAGAACCTATTCGCATGGCAGGAACAGAGACGCAAATGTAGATAATGGACAGGTAGACACAGAGGTGGGgatgggataaattgggagactgtgATTGACAAAATGCACGTcatgtgtaaagtagatagctagtgggaattgACTGTAGCGAATGGGGCTTGACTTCATGCTGTGTGGTGACCTAGATAGATTGTATGGGGTTGAGGGGAGGAGatccaagagggagaggatatatgtatacatgtagctgatttgCTTCATTGTACacaagaaactaacataacattgtaaagcaattatactccaactttttaaaaaaaagacaaaaatacaatTAAAGAGGCCGTACATTTTCAAGGACACTAAGACATCTTGAAAGCTCTTAAAGTCCTATTTTGTGAAatgttagtgatttttaaatatatatatatttatttggttgcactgggcctTAGTTATGGCACACTAGATCTCTacctgtggcatgcaaactcttaagttgcagcatgtgggatttagttccctgaccaggggatgaacctgggcccactgcattgggagagcagagtcttagccactgggccaccagggaagtcccagtgattttttttttattacttttttttttacatacacaCTGcgtatttctttctttatctttggctgcactgggactttgttgttgcacacaggctttctctagctgcagacagcaggggctgctctctagttttggtgctcaggcttctcactgtggtggcttctcttgtggcgcacaggctctgGGCGCGCAGGCTTCGGCAGTTGCGGCACACAGACTCAGGAGTTGTGACTTGATGGCCCCGGGGCGCTCAGGCTTCCATCGCTGTGGCATCAGTTCAGttgtcactaagttgtatctgactctttgggaccctgtgagctgcaccacgccaggcctccctgtccatcaccaactcccggagcccacctaaactcatgtccattgagtcggtgatgccatccaaccacctcatcctctgtcgtccccttctcctcctgccctcaatctttcccagcataagggtctttttcaaatgagtcagctcttcacatcaggtggccaaagtattggaatttcagcttcaacatcagaccttccaatgaacacccaggactgatctccttttggatggactggttggatctccttgcagtccaagggactggactctcaagggtcttctccaacaccacagttcaaaagcatcaattctttggcgctcagctttctctgtagtccaactctcacatccatacgtgactactagaaaaaccatagccttgactagacggacctttgttggcaaagtaacgtctctgctttttaatatgctgtctgggttgcagggctcattagttgtggctcgAGGGCCCCAGAGCGTGCAGGCTGCAGGAGCTGTGGCCGCctggctctagggcacttgggcttcagtagctggggcACCCAGCGCtagggcacaggcttagtagttgtggtgcaggggctgagttgccctgcagcatgtggaatcttctcggaccagggatcaaacccatgccccttgcattggcagggagagtccaaacttttaaaaatcaagtacaATAAAACTTCTGTGCATTAGG from Cervus elaphus chromosome 4, mCerEla1.1, whole genome shotgun sequence includes:
- the FAAP24 gene encoding Fanconi anemia core complex-associated protein 24, with translation MEGNPPDGTGPMHVPFGHIVANEKWRGSQLAQGMQGKIKLVFEDGLTLVDFYLSSKSCIIYITEAELVAGNGYRKRLVRVRNSNKLQGIVVVEKTQMSEQYFPAVQKFTVLDLGMVLLPVASQMEASSLIIQLVQEQTREPSKNPFLRKKRTQVSEPALLRSVQQIPGVGKVKAPLLLQRFPSIQQLSNASIRELEAVVGQAAAQHIHAFFTQPR